The following coding sequences are from one Campylobacter sp. RM16187 window:
- a CDS encoding anaerobic ribonucleoside-triphosphate reductase activating protein gives MSAQNKPLHSITPFTTLDFPDKTACVAWFTGCNMRCAYCYNTAVVLGEGFVSEDEFLQFLDRRIGKLSGVVFSGGECTIRSSFLPLAREVKKRGFLLKVDTNGSNLNALKMALSENLIDYIALDFKAPSQKFYDITKSNLYENFIQTLEFLISINFKFEVRTTVHADLLCEDDISNMSKVLENHGYNRTYYLQNFLNTGENFGNLTTPQREFDSGKIESNLKIEFRNFNQ, from the coding sequence GTGAGTGCGCAAAATAAGCCGCTTCACTCGATAACTCCATTTACCACTCTTGATTTTCCCGATAAAACCGCGTGCGTGGCGTGGTTTACGGGGTGTAATATGCGCTGTGCCTACTGCTACAACACAGCTGTCGTGCTTGGCGAAGGCTTTGTGAGCGAAGATGAGTTTTTGCAGTTTTTAGATAGGCGCATAGGCAAGCTAAGCGGAGTTGTATTTAGCGGTGGGGAGTGCACTATCAGAAGCAGTTTTTTGCCTCTTGCACGTGAAGTGAAAAAACGAGGATTTTTGCTTAAGGTTGATACTAACGGCTCAAATTTGAATGCTTTAAAAATGGCTTTAAGCGAAAATTTGATCGATTATATCGCGCTTGATTTTAAAGCTCCGAGCCAAAAATTTTATGATATAACGAAGTCAAATTTATATGAAAATTTCATCCAAACGCTTGAGTTTTTGATATCCATAAACTTTAAATTCGAAGTTCGAACGACCGTGCATGCTGATCTGCTCTGTGAAGATGATATATCAAATATGAGCAAAGTACTTGAAAATCATGGCTATAATAGAACTTACTACCTGCAAAATTTTTTAAACACAGGCGAAAATTTCGGAAATTTAACTACTCCACAAAGAGAATTTGACTCTGGTAAGATAGAATCCAATTTAAAAATAGAGTTTAGGAATTTTAACCAATAG
- the nrdD gene encoding anaerobic ribonucleoside-triphosphate reductase: MSEKEILEKLQEKRTKCVVYTRVMGYHRPVESFNLGKKGEHKERVKFCECAK, translated from the coding sequence ATGAGCGAAAAAGAGATCTTAGAAAAATTGCAAGAAAAACGCACAAAATGCGTGGTTTATACTCGTGTAATGGGCTATCACAGACCGGTTGAAAGCTTTAATCTCGGTAAAAAAGGTGAACACAAAGAACGAGTGAAATTTTGTGAGTGCGCAAAATAA
- the tpx gene encoding thiol peroxidase has protein sequence MAKVNFKGSPVNLRGDEVCVGQRAPEVTLVGGDLGEFKVGADNAKIEVLVTVPSLDTGVCATETRKFNEKMAGKNAIKLSVISADLPFAMGRFCSTEGIANLRVGSDFRAKEFGEKYGVLIDEGALKGLLARAVFVVKDGVIIHKQIVPEIADEPNYDAVFDAIKSSGGCGCGCGH, from the coding sequence ATGGCAAAAGTAAATTTCAAAGGCTCGCCTGTAAATTTAAGAGGCGATGAGGTATGTGTAGGGCAGCGCGCTCCTGAGGTGACACTTGTGGGTGGCGATCTTGGTGAGTTTAAGGTGGGTGCAGACAACGCTAAAATCGAAGTTCTAGTCACAGTTCCTTCACTTGATACAGGAGTTTGCGCGACTGAAACTCGCAAATTTAACGAAAAAATGGCCGGCAAAAATGCGATAAAACTAAGCGTTATTTCGGCTGATTTGCCGTTTGCGATGGGTAGATTTTGCTCTACTGAAGGCATAGCAAATTTGCGCGTGGGAAGCGACTTTAGAGCTAAAGAATTTGGCGAGAAATATGGCGTCTTAATCGATGAAGGAGCGCTTAAAGGTTTGCTAGCTCGCGCGGTTTTTGTAGTAAAAGATGGAGTTATCATCCATAAGCAAATCGTGCCTGAAATCGCAGATGAGCCAAACTATGATGCCGTGTTTGACGCGATTAAGTCAAGCGGCGGTTGTGGCTGCGGTTGCGGACATTAA
- a CDS encoding cyclase family protein has translation MKIIDLSPVLSSKMQIYPGDAPLLIEQNLDGGFCTGNLSMSLHVGSHTDFAMHCGMNTAASEEISLSYFVGEAVCIGVKANLNEAIKFQIQPHPKNAQILLLNVHCEFKDEQDFFINSPFLDEDFLNLAQQNGFKTIATNLSTIDAHGSNLRHKEAFERGVQIIECLVNLKPLEDKTFFFSAAPLKIANADAAPLRAYAILQS, from the coding sequence TTGAAAATCATAGATCTAAGCCCGGTTTTAAGCTCTAAAATGCAAATTTATCCAGGCGACGCACCGCTTTTGATAGAGCAAAATTTAGACGGCGGATTTTGCACGGGAAACCTCTCTATGTCGCTTCATGTAGGCTCGCATACCGATTTTGCTATGCATTGCGGCATGAACACAGCAGCAAGCGAAGAAATTTCTCTTAGCTATTTTGTGGGCGAAGCGGTTTGTATCGGAGTGAAGGCAAATTTAAACGAAGCTATCAAATTTCAAATTCAGCCACATCCAAAAAACGCTCAAATTTTGCTTTTAAATGTGCATTGTGAATTTAAAGATGAGCAAGATTTTTTTATAAATTCTCCTTTTTTGGATGAGGATTTTTTAAATTTAGCTCAGCAAAACGGCTTTAAAACCATCGCTACAAATTTATCTACGATTGATGCTCACGGGTCAAATTTGCGTCACAAAGAGGCTTTTGAAAGAGGAGTTCAAATCATCGAATGCCTTGTAAATTTAAAGCCTTTGGAGGATAAAACTTTCTTTTTCTCGGCAGCTCCTTTAAAGATAGCAAACGCCGACGCAGCGCCTCTTAGAGCTTACGCGATTTTGCAAAGCTAA
- a CDS encoding EamA family transporter — protein sequence MGKNSQNFGIVLTLLGGIFWGFSGACGQYLFEHKGISAEYLTSLRLILSGVIMLAILYAKSGKFIFSIFSSKKNIYDLLFYALFGIMACQYTYFVTIELSNAAIATILQYLAPVLVLFVLCIEEKRFPYKKESLSVFCAIFGVFLLATHGNFTSLVIPTKTLIIGIISACTIVIYTLSPRRLMRSYPVTLILAWAMLIGGVVLSLYAKPWQLKGVSDMSGILALCGVVVFGTIFAFSLYMQGVKILGGGKASVISAIEPVSAALFAAFWLGSKFVMIDIIGFALIIVAIIILRKS from the coding sequence ATGGGTAAAAATAGTCAAAATTTCGGCATAGTTTTAACTCTTCTTGGCGGGATTTTCTGGGGATTTTCGGGAGCTTGTGGACAGTATCTTTTTGAGCACAAAGGCATAAGTGCCGAGTATCTCACCTCGCTTCGCTTGATACTTTCAGGTGTGATAATGCTTGCGATTTTATACGCAAAAAGCGGCAAATTTATCTTTAGTATCTTTAGCTCAAAGAAAAATATCTACGATCTGCTCTTTTACGCGCTATTTGGCATTATGGCGTGTCAATACACCTACTTTGTTACGATCGAGCTTTCAAATGCGGCGATTGCGACTATTTTACAGTATCTTGCGCCTGTTTTAGTGCTGTTTGTGCTTTGCATAGAAGAGAAAAGATTTCCTTATAAAAAAGAAAGTTTAAGCGTATTTTGCGCCATTTTTGGAGTATTTTTGCTTGCTACTCATGGAAATTTTACAAGTCTTGTTATCCCGACAAAGACGCTTATTATCGGCATAATATCGGCATGCACCATCGTTATATACACGCTTTCTCCGCGCCGACTAATGAGGAGCTATCCCGTCACGCTTATACTTGCGTGGGCGATGCTGATTGGCGGAGTGGTGCTAAGCCTTTATGCCAAACCTTGGCAGCTTAAAGGTGTAAGCGATATGAGCGGAATTTTAGCGCTTTGCGGTGTTGTCGTTTTTGGGACTATCTTTGCGTTTAGCCTTTACATGCAAGGAGTTAAAATTCTAGGCGGCGGCAAAGCTAGTGTGATATCTGCTATCGAGCCGGTTTCTGCTGCTTTATTTGCGGCGTTTTGGCTTGGAAGTAAGTTTGTAATGATCGATATAATCGGGTTTGCACTGATTATCGTTGCGATTATAATATTAAGAAAGAGCTAA
- a CDS encoding bile acid:sodium symporter family protein encodes MKALLFPIVAIVLSFIAYTFPTGFVAIKGYIVPLLVVIMLGMGITLSIDDFKQILHKKKALGLGIFIQFLIMPLAAFVISKAFGFSNEITAGMMLVGTSAGGTASNVMTYLAKGDVALSVSMTLFSTLLSIVLMPFLTWLYIGQEVLVPAMSMLLNLVKIMLVPIVVGVLLNTFFHKFVKKILPALPIISMAAIITIIAIVVALNAKNIQTVGALVAIGVILHNSSGLFCGYFLSKLFGFDEKTARTVAIEVGMQNSGLSVALAVKYFGSLAALPGALFSVWHNLSGSILAGIWGSKSQK; translated from the coding sequence ATGAAAGCACTACTTTTTCCTATAGTAGCGATAGTTTTATCATTTATCGCTTACACGTTTCCGACAGGTTTTGTAGCTATCAAAGGCTACATCGTTCCACTTCTTGTCGTCATCATGCTTGGCATGGGTATCACGCTTAGTATCGATGATTTTAAGCAAATTTTACACAAGAAAAAAGCACTTGGACTTGGAATTTTCATCCAATTTCTCATCATGCCGCTTGCTGCATTTGTGATCTCAAAAGCGTTTGGCTTTAGCAACGAAATCACCGCAGGCATGATGCTAGTAGGCACAAGTGCAGGCGGTACTGCTTCAAACGTGATGACCTATCTAGCCAAGGGCGATGTCGCACTAAGCGTTAGTATGACGCTATTTTCGACCTTGCTTTCCATAGTGCTGATGCCGTTTTTAACCTGGCTTTACATCGGACAAGAGGTTCTAGTCCCTGCCATGAGTATGCTCTTAAATTTAGTTAAAATCATGCTTGTACCGATAGTGGTCGGCGTGCTTTTAAATACATTTTTTCATAAATTCGTTAAAAAGATCCTGCCTGCGCTTCCTATCATCTCAATGGCAGCCATCATCACGATCATAGCCATCGTCGTGGCGCTAAACGCGAAAAACATCCAAACAGTAGGCGCGCTAGTAGCTATCGGCGTGATACTTCACAACAGCTCGGGGCTATTTTGCGGATACTTTTTATCCAAACTCTTTGGCTTTGATGAAAAGACGGCAAGAACCGTTGCTATCGAAGTTGGCATGCAAAATTCAGGCTTAAGCGTTGCTCTTGCGGTTAAATACTTCGGCTCGCTTGCGGCACTTCCTGGCGCGCTATTTAGCGTGTGGCATAACTTATCAGGCTCGATTTTGGCTGGAATTTGGGGCTCAAAAAGTCAAAAATAG
- a CDS encoding ribonuclease HII, with amino-acid sequence MSEVKICGIDEAGRGALAGPLAVAACVLKKEIKGLNDSKKLSAKRRKELFNEIAVNSQFLIVYFSNHQIDELGLSECLRRALKLFKQHFAGYELLYDGNANYGTGVKTMIKADGKVAQVSAASILAKVSRDELMSAWGEIYPAYGYASHKGYGTKAHLAAIRNLGECELTRKSFIVKSFQPTLFEA; translated from the coding sequence ATGAGTGAAGTTAAAATTTGCGGTATCGATGAGGCTGGCCGAGGAGCGCTTGCAGGCCCTTTGGCGGTCGCTGCTTGCGTGCTTAAAAAAGAGATAAAGGGACTTAACGACTCTAAAAAACTAAGCGCAAAAAGGCGAAAAGAGCTTTTTAATGAAATCGCTGTAAATTCGCAATTTTTAATCGTATATTTTTCAAATCACCAAATCGACGAACTAGGACTTAGCGAGTGTTTAAGGCGGGCTTTAAAGCTGTTTAAGCAACATTTTGCAGGCTATGAGCTGCTTTATGACGGCAACGCAAACTACGGCACAGGTGTAAAAACTATGATAAAAGCAGACGGCAAGGTAGCGCAAGTAAGCGCGGCAAGCATATTAGCCAAAGTAAGCAGAGACGAGCTGATGAGCGCATGGGGCGAAATTTATCCCGCCTACGGATACGCCTCGCACAAGGGTTACGGCACAAAGGCGCACCTTGCAGCAATCAGAAATTTAGGCGAGTGCGAGCTAACGCGAAAAAGCTTTATAGTTAAGTCGTTTCAGCCGACACTTTTTGAAGCTTAA
- a CDS encoding ATP-binding protein — translation MKELLSLYNTPLKSLKFIDRKFSITSPKTLIIGSDGSGKTSLVIDHLKQFKDEEILYINLQDIRISEAKILDDLEQFLKDNRAIKALAIEGVNSNEQTVAIEKFSSLGLQNIVVTSESKNINLIGFKKLNLSYLDYEEFIAFFPKNLDQDQLFSHFVTHGNSLNSAFLDQSEVVENLQARLKSKLNEADINLIKECAAFQGANLSAHELYKNLKTHSKTSKDRVYAGLVELENRGFISLVAKFEQPSAAKRLYFNDFVMRNALSLKKDFVKLFSNIIFCELFKFKEEIFYTKEFDFFLAKRKLAILCIPFSDSDLIFLKFKKLHANLKALGVNRLQVISVANQAELSVEGIKCEILPFSRWALSF, via the coding sequence TTGAAAGAACTGCTATCGCTTTACAACACTCCTTTAAAATCACTTAAATTTATAGATAGAAAATTTAGCATAACTTCGCCTAAAACTCTCATCATAGGAAGCGATGGAAGCGGTAAAACTTCACTCGTGATAGATCATCTAAAGCAGTTTAAAGATGAGGAAATTTTATATATAAACCTGCAAGATATAAGGATAAGCGAGGCTAAAATTTTAGATGATTTAGAGCAGTTTTTAAAAGATAACAGAGCCATAAAAGCTCTAGCAATAGAAGGAGTAAATTCAAACGAGCAGACAGTTGCTATAGAAAAATTTTCAAGTTTAGGCCTTCAAAACATAGTCGTAACTAGCGAGTCAAAAAACATAAATTTAATCGGCTTTAAAAAACTAAATTTAAGCTACTTGGACTACGAAGAGTTTATAGCGTTTTTCCCTAAAAATTTAGATCAAGATCAGCTATTTAGCCATTTTGTTACGCACGGCAACAGCCTAAATTCAGCCTTTCTTGACCAAAGCGAAGTCGTAGAAAATCTCCAAGCAAGGCTTAAGAGCAAGCTAAATGAAGCCGATATAAATTTGATAAAAGAGTGCGCCGCTTTTCAAGGGGCAAATTTAAGCGCGCATGAGCTATATAAAAATTTAAAAACACACTCTAAAACCTCAAAAGACCGCGTCTATGCAGGACTTGTTGAGCTAGAAAATAGAGGCTTTATAAGTCTTGTAGCGAAATTTGAGCAGCCAAGCGCGGCAAAGAGGCTTTATTTTAATGATTTTGTGATGCGAAATGCGCTGAGTCTAAAGAAAGATTTCGTAAAACTTTTTTCAAATATCATCTTTTGCGAGCTTTTTAAATTTAAAGAGGAGATTTTTTACACTAAAGAGTTTGATTTTTTCCTTGCTAAAAGGAAACTTGCTATACTTTGCATACCATTTAGCGATAGCGATCTGATATTTTTAAAATTTAAAAAACTTCACGCGAATTTAAAAGCTCTTGGAGTAAACAGACTTCAAGTTATCAGCGTGGCAAATCAAGCCGAGCTTAGCGTAGAAGGCATAAAGTGTGAAATTTTGCCTTTTTCAAGATGGGCACTTAGTTTTTAA
- the rpsJ gene encoding 30S ribosomal protein S10, with amino-acid sequence MERIRLKLKAYDHRVLDRTVAAIVEAVKRTGADVRGPVPMPTKIKRYTVLKSPHINKDSREQFEMRIHARMLDIVAATPDTVDSLTKLDLAPEVNVEVRAMGK; translated from the coding sequence ATGGAGAGAATCAGGCTTAAGCTCAAAGCTTATGACCATAGAGTTCTAGACCGCACAGTTGCAGCAATCGTAGAAGCTGTCAAAAGAACTGGTGCTGACGTAAGAGGTCCAGTGCCAATGCCTACTAAGATCAAACGCTACACAGTCTTAAAATCACCACACATCAACAAAGATTCACGTGAGCAGTTTGAGATGAGAATTCATGCACGTATGCTTGACATCGTAGCAGCTACACCTGACACAGTCGATTCGCTAACAAAACTTGACTTGGCTCCTGAAGTTAACGTCGAAGTTCGTGCGATGGGCAAGTAA
- the rplC gene encoding 50S ribosomal protein L3, translated as MEYIVEKIGMSRTISVPSTPVTLLKLVETKVCEVGENNRAIVAYAKGKAKNKAIAGQQKKYNLSAEYNKFATLTVANSEAGDLDVSPLSSAAVIKVSFDSKGRGYQGVVKRHGFGGGPKSHGSRFHRRHGSIGNCEWPGRVQPGMKMAGHMGDVKVTVKNEVVSFDSENGILVLKGSVPGHNGAMGRVRIVK; from the coding sequence ATGGAATATATCGTAGAAAAAATAGGCATGAGTAGGACGATTTCGGTTCCTAGTACACCAGTTACACTTCTAAAACTTGTAGAGACTAAAGTTTGCGAAGTAGGTGAAAACAACCGCGCAATCGTTGCTTATGCAAAAGGTAAAGCAAAAAACAAAGCTATAGCAGGTCAGCAAAAGAAATACAATCTTTCAGCTGAGTACAACAAATTTGCCACTTTAACAGTTGCAAATAGCGAAGCAGGCGATCTTGACGTAAGCCCGCTAAGTTCAGCTGCTGTTATCAAAGTTAGCTTTGATTCAAAGGGTAGAGGTTATCAAGGTGTTGTTAAAAGACACGGATTTGGTGGCGGACCAAAAAGTCACGGTTCACGTTTCCACAGACGCCACGGATCAATCGGTAACTGCGAATGGCCGGGACGTGTTCAACCTGGTATGAAAATGGCCGGACACATGGGCGATGTGAAAGTAACTGTTAAAAACGAAGTTGTAAGTTTTGATAGCGAGAACGGAATTTTGGTTTTAAAAGGCTCAGTTCCTGGACACAACGGCGCAATGGGTAGAGTAAGGATAGTAAAATGA
- the rplD gene encoding 50S ribosomal protein L4, protein MSKVCVLNEKFEKAGDLDLPANYAEVNPHNLYLYVKSYLAGIRANTAHTKTRAFVSGGGKKPWRQKGRGGARAGSTRTNVWVGGAVSFGPLNNRNYFQKINKKQKRLALECALAQKANDGKIFAVDSISIDSGKTKDAAKIINSLNLRDALIVKDLLDDNTLLAFRNLSNCYLVDASEINAYLVSVFSAVIIEKAALESITKEG, encoded by the coding sequence ATGAGTAAAGTTTGCGTATTAAACGAGAAATTTGAAAAGGCTGGAGATTTAGATCTTCCTGCAAATTATGCAGAGGTAAATCCACACAACCTTTATCTATATGTTAAATCTTACCTTGCAGGTATCCGCGCAAATACAGCTCACACTAAGACTCGTGCTTTTGTAAGCGGTGGCGGTAAGAAGCCATGGAGACAAAAGGGTCGTGGCGGCGCTCGTGCAGGTTCAACCAGAACTAACGTATGGGTAGGCGGTGCAGTATCTTTCGGTCCATTGAATAATAGAAATTATTTCCAAAAAATTAATAAAAAACAAAAGAGATTAGCTCTTGAGTGTGCACTAGCACAAAAGGCTAACGATGGCAAAATTTTCGCAGTTGATAGCATCAGCATCGATAGCGGAAAGACAAAAGATGCGGCAAAAATTATCAATAGCCTAAATTTAAGAGATGCGTTGATAGTTAAAGATTTGCTTGATGATAACACGCTTTTGGCATTTAGAAATTTATCAAACTGCTATCTAGTAGATGCAAGCGAGATAAATGCGTATCTAGTATCGGTATTTAGTGCGGTTATCATTGAAAAAGCAGCACTTGAATCTATAACAAAAGAGGGCTAA
- a CDS encoding 50S ribosomal protein L23 produces the protein MADITDIKTILYTEKTLGLQEDGVVVIQTSPKMTKNRLKEILKEYFGVTPLRVNSLRMEGKVKRFKGQTGQRSEVKKFYVKLPEGSTLESMEA, from the coding sequence ATGGCAGATATAACTGATATCAAAACAATTTTATATACAGAAAAGACTCTTGGCCTTCAAGAAGATGGTGTAGTAGTTATCCAAACTTCACCAAAGATGACTAAAAATAGGCTAAAAGAAATTTTAAAAGAGTATTTTGGAGTAACGCCACTTCGCGTAAATTCACTTAGAATGGAAGGTAAAGTTAAGCGTTTTAAAGGACAAACAGGACAACGCAGTGAAGTTAAAAAATTCTACGTTAAGTTACCTGAGGGTTCAACTCTAGAAAGCATGGAGGCGTAA
- the rplB gene encoding 50S ribosomal protein L2, translated as MAIKTYKPYTPSRRFMTGLSSEDITAKPSVRSLLVKLPASGGRNNNGRITSRHKEAGAKKLYRIIDFKRRKFGIEGKVEAIEYDPNRNCRIALIAYKDGEKRYIIRPNGLNVGDVVAAAESGLDIKPGNAMKLRNIPVGTIVHNVELKPGKGGQIARSAGGYAQLMGKEEKYVILRLPSGEMRQILAECMASVGVIGNEDWANVTIGKAGRNRHRGIRPQTRGSAMNPVDHPHGGGEGKKNSGRHPVTPWGKPTKGAKTRRKKASDKLIISRRKGK; from the coding sequence ATGGCAATTAAAACATATAAACCATATACACCAAGCCGTAGATTTATGACAGGTCTTAGCAGTGAAGATATCACGGCTAAACCAAGCGTTAGAAGCCTACTTGTAAAACTACCTGCATCAGGCGGTAGAAATAACAACGGTCGTATCACATCAAGACATAAAGAAGCAGGCGCTAAAAAGCTATACAGAATCATCGACTTTAAAAGACGCAAATTTGGCATCGAAGGTAAAGTTGAAGCGATCGAATACGATCCAAACAGAAACTGCCGTATAGCACTTATCGCTTATAAAGATGGCGAAAAACGCTATATCATCAGACCAAACGGACTAAACGTAGGTGACGTAGTAGCAGCTGCTGAATCCGGTCTTGATATAAAACCTGGTAACGCTATGAAACTAAGAAACATCCCTGTGGGAACGATCGTTCATAACGTTGAGCTAAAGCCTGGTAAGGGCGGACAGATAGCAAGAAGCGCAGGCGGATATGCTCAGCTAATGGGCAAAGAGGAAAAATATGTCATCTTAAGACTTCCAAGTGGCGAGATGAGACAAATTTTAGCAGAGTGTATGGCAAGCGTTGGCGTTATCGGTAACGAGGACTGGGCTAACGTAACTATCGGTAAAGCAGGTAGAAACCGCCACAGAGGAATTCGCCCTCAAACTCGTGGTTCAGCTATGAACCCGGTAGATCACCCGCACGGTGGTGGTGAAGGTAAGAAAAATTCAGGCCGTCACCCGGTAACTCCATGGGGTAAACCGACAAAAGGTGCTAAGACTCGCCGCAAAAAAGCTAGCGACAAGCTAATTATCTCAAGAAGGAAAGGAAAATAG
- the rpsS gene encoding 30S ribosomal protein S19, whose protein sequence is MARSLKKGPFVDGHVMKKVVAAKKANDNKPIKTWSRRSTIVPEMIGLTFNVHNGKSFIPVYVTENHIGYKLGEFAPTRTFKGHKGSVQKKIGK, encoded by the coding sequence ATGGCTAGATCACTCAAAAAAGGTCCTTTCGTAGACGGACATGTAATGAAAAAAGTTGTTGCTGCTAAGAAAGCAAACGACAACAAGCCGATCAAAACATGGTCAAGACGCAGTACGATTGTACCTGAAATGATTGGACTTACATTTAATGTCCATAATGGTAAAAGCTTTATCCCTGTGTATGTAACTGAAAACCACATCGGATATAAACTTGGCGAATTTGCTCCAACTAGAACGTTTAAGGGTCACAAAGGCTCTGTTCAGAAAAAAATCGGCAAATAA